In Curtobacterium sp. TC1, the following proteins share a genomic window:
- a CDS encoding aldo/keto reductase yields MVSSLPLRDGAAIPAIGFGVYKVDDTEAETAVGLALDAGYRHVDTAEMYGNETGVGKAIRASGLDRDDVFVTTKVWNDHQGRDATLRAFDGSLERLGLDAVDLYLIHWPAAANDRYVETWRALVELRDSGRARSIGVSNFQVPHLQRLINETGEVPALNQVERHPWLPQRELIEFHQQHDIVTGAWSPLGRGRLIDEPVLTGIADAHGVSVAQILVRWNAQQGVVVLPKSVTPSRIRSNLDVDGFVLSDDELAAIATLESGQRTGSHPDSVS; encoded by the coding sequence ATGGTCAGTTCACTTCCCCTCCGCGACGGCGCCGCGATCCCCGCGATCGGGTTCGGCGTCTACAAGGTCGACGACACCGAGGCCGAGACGGCGGTCGGTCTCGCGCTCGACGCCGGCTACCGCCATGTCGACACGGCCGAGATGTACGGCAACGAGACCGGCGTCGGCAAGGCGATCCGGGCCTCCGGGCTCGACCGTGACGACGTCTTCGTGACGACCAAGGTGTGGAACGACCACCAGGGGCGCGACGCGACCCTGCGGGCGTTCGACGGCAGCCTCGAGCGGCTGGGGCTCGACGCGGTCGACCTGTACCTGATCCACTGGCCGGCCGCGGCGAACGACCGCTACGTCGAGACCTGGCGGGCGCTGGTCGAACTGCGCGACTCCGGTCGGGCACGGAGCATCGGGGTCTCGAACTTCCAAGTGCCGCACCTGCAGCGACTCATCAACGAGACGGGCGAGGTCCCGGCGCTGAACCAGGTCGAGCGGCACCCGTGGCTCCCCCAGCGTGAGCTGATCGAGTTCCACCAGCAGCACGACATCGTCACCGGAGCCTGGTCGCCGCTCGGTCGCGGCCGGCTGATCGACGAACCGGTCCTCACCGGCATCGCGGACGCCCACGGGGTGAGCGTCGCGCAGATCCTCGTCCGGTGGAACGCGCAGCAGGGTGTCGTGGTGCTGCCGAAGTCGGTGACGCCCTCGCGGATCCGGTCGAACCTCGATGTCGACGGCTTCGTGCTCAGCGACGACGAGCTCGCGGCGATCGCGACGCTCGAGTCCGGGCAGCGGACGGGCTCGCACCCCGACTCGGTGTCGTAG
- a CDS encoding PIN domain-containing protein translates to MATYIVDNSVWWKARRSPAIAQRLREIATQDLILTCPPQVLEYCHSAQSSSDHDDHRDDMAAFLEASTHPDVTAVTSIQNALWRNGHVRGAGPVDVHIAAYAVCNGATVLSSDRDYEHIASAVAEFRHEYLPEH, encoded by the coding sequence ATGGCGACGTACATCGTCGACAACTCGGTCTGGTGGAAAGCGCGCCGTTCCCCGGCGATCGCTCAGCGCCTGCGGGAGATCGCGACTCAGGACCTCATCCTGACGTGCCCTCCGCAGGTACTCGAGTACTGCCACTCAGCGCAGTCCAGCTCCGACCACGACGACCATCGCGACGACATGGCGGCGTTCCTCGAAGCGTCGACCCACCCTGATGTGACGGCGGTGACGAGTATCCAGAACGCACTGTGGCGCAACGGACACGTGCGCGGCGCCGGGCCGGTCGACGTCCACATCGCCGCGTACGCCGTCTGCAACGGGGCGACGGTTCTGAGCTCCGACCGTGACTACGAGCACATCGCATCGGCTGTCGCTGAGTTCCGGCACGAATACCTCCCGGAGCACTGA
- a CDS encoding LysM peptidoglycan-binding domain-containing protein, translated as MTRKRTAASAVVGTALVGLLLTGCTAFGGDDSLPKPTRQAAERTAEPIPDPTLTTEQVDDDPDEVEQVLPTGTVAAETDVTSPSGDTSIHVRIVANDQGTFDAQLSGYRTTNPQPMSLQFRHRTASPLDGDDSSVRDTVEWDASAGPPISFTMGQSGPLPDYLRSVVLVPASVTDEDPSKRPWVGSVLAVGALDWKIPNPYPDLRITVGKDRPGAYGIVTDADGRPADYLVAHGDELTTVAQRFGITPAEVQWLNPYMETRADDWLLEGSTLNLDPARR; from the coding sequence ATGACACGGAAGCGAACCGCGGCGAGCGCGGTCGTCGGCACGGCACTGGTGGGGCTGCTCCTCACGGGGTGCACGGCGTTCGGCGGGGACGACTCCTTGCCGAAGCCGACCCGACAGGCGGCCGAGCGCACGGCGGAGCCGATCCCCGATCCGACGCTCACGACCGAACAGGTCGACGACGACCCGGACGAGGTCGAGCAGGTCCTGCCCACGGGCACGGTCGCTGCGGAGACCGACGTCACGTCCCCGAGCGGCGACACGAGCATCCACGTCCGTATCGTTGCGAACGACCAGGGCACCTTCGACGCACAGTTGTCCGGCTACCGCACGACCAACCCGCAGCCGATGAGCCTGCAGTTCCGCCACCGGACCGCCAGCCCGCTCGACGGCGACGACAGCTCGGTGCGCGACACGGTCGAGTGGGACGCCAGCGCCGGTCCACCGATCTCGTTCACGATGGGCCAGTCAGGCCCGCTCCCCGACTACTTGCGCAGTGTCGTGCTCGTCCCCGCCTCGGTCACGGACGAAGACCCGTCGAAACGCCCGTGGGTCGGATCGGTGCTGGCCGTCGGTGCTCTGGATTGGAAGATCCCGAACCCCTACCCGGACCTGCGCATCACCGTGGGCAAGGACCGGCCGGGGGCGTACGGCATCGTCACGGACGCTGACGGTCGTCCGGCGGACTACCTGGTGGCGCACGGCGACGAGCTGACCACGGTCGCGCAGCGGTTCGGCATCACGCCGGCCGAGGTGCAGTGGCTCAACCCGTACATGGAGACCCGCGCCGACGACTGGTTGCTCGAGGGCAGCACGCTGAACCTCGACCCTGCGCGCCGCTGA
- a CDS encoding MFS transporter — protein MSTYGPLLKTPGVGRVIAAQLTARFPFGMLSLAYLLHVEHVFHSYGAAGLVLATTSVGQALAGPLTSRWMGSWGMRPVLILTSIVALVSMGVIGFVLMPLWGYVVVGFLGGLAVPPVQPAVRTIYPKMVTSSQLTPLFSLDASAQELIWVAGPVITTFVATQIGTVEAIVVAMVFLVVGGTWFIASPELGRVRIPRSKRGFGVVLKRPSVVVATLTGLLLIGACAAVEASVTSVFGEGSPNAGIVLAVFAVGSLFGGLAFGHRPISPNTLWTRMAIVFVGLALALGGTNFWWLCLALVIAGIGIAPALAVMFGSVSATVKFSDTAEAYGWMGTGQLIGAAGGSAVAGFLIDSSGPIGGFTVGAVMAGVGVVVALGAKRWLPDLRGRDASPIPDTEPVVLPT, from the coding sequence GTGAGCACGTACGGCCCCCTCCTGAAGACCCCCGGCGTGGGTCGTGTCATCGCTGCACAGCTCACCGCACGCTTCCCGTTCGGGATGCTCTCGCTGGCCTACCTGCTGCACGTCGAGCACGTCTTCCACTCCTACGGCGCCGCCGGTCTGGTGCTCGCGACGACGAGTGTCGGGCAGGCGCTCGCGGGCCCGCTCACCAGCCGTTGGATGGGCAGCTGGGGCATGCGCCCCGTCCTCATCCTGACGAGCATCGTCGCGCTCGTGAGCATGGGCGTCATCGGGTTCGTCCTCATGCCGCTCTGGGGCTACGTGGTGGTCGGGTTCCTCGGCGGCCTCGCGGTCCCGCCCGTGCAGCCGGCGGTGCGCACCATCTACCCCAAGATGGTGACCTCGTCGCAGCTCACCCCGTTGTTCTCCCTCGACGCCAGCGCCCAGGAACTCATCTGGGTCGCCGGCCCGGTCATCACCACGTTCGTCGCGACCCAGATCGGGACGGTCGAGGCGATCGTCGTCGCCATGGTCTTCCTCGTGGTCGGCGGCACGTGGTTCATCGCCTCCCCCGAGCTCGGCCGCGTCCGCATCCCCCGCTCGAAGCGCGGGTTCGGCGTGGTCCTGAAGCGCCCGTCGGTCGTCGTCGCCACCCTGACCGGTCTGCTGCTCATCGGGGCGTGCGCCGCGGTCGAGGCCAGCGTCACCAGCGTCTTCGGCGAGGGCAGCCCGAACGCCGGGATCGTCCTGGCCGTCTTCGCGGTCGGGTCGCTGTTCGGTGGCCTGGCGTTCGGCCACCGTCCGATCTCCCCCAACACCCTGTGGACGCGCATGGCCATCGTGTTCGTCGGTCTCGCACTCGCCCTGGGCGGCACGAACTTCTGGTGGCTCTGCCTCGCCCTCGTCATCGCAGGCATCGGCATCGCCCCGGCCCTCGCGGTGATGTTCGGCTCGGTGTCCGCCACGGTCAAGTTCTCCGACACGGCCGAGGCCTACGGCTGGATGGGCACCGGCCAGCTCATCGGTGCCGCCGGCGGTTCCGCCGTCGCCGGCTTCCTGATCGACAGCAGCGGTCCGATCGGCGGCTTCACGGTCGGTGCGGTCATGGCCGGGGTGGGCGTCGTCGTCGCGCTCGGGGCCAAGCGCTGGCTGCCCGACCTGCGCGGCCGTGACGCCAGCCCCATCCCCGACACCGAGCCGGTGGTCCTGCCGACCTGA
- a CDS encoding NAD-dependent epimerase/dehydratase family protein, giving the protein MENTEHVLVTGGSGFIAGHLILQLLDAGHRVRTTIRSLEREPAVRAVLAEAGLTADDRLEFVAADLRSDDGWAQAVADIDVVHHVASPVMPGHVEDEDSVIRPAVEGTLRVLRAAHAAGVDRVVLTSAFHAVSWGHPHSDHVFTEADWTVLDGPGVDAYGTSKTLAERAAWDFVASEPGAPELVTTMPVAVMGPAMGHAVSGANHILQSMLSGAMPATPRLFIPIVDVRDVAAAHVTATTEPDAASKRFLLSNGPALEMAEIAATLREHLGDDARAVPTQTLPDDDVRTAAETQPQFRAMVPDLGSAKRTSNERARTVLGWTPRDPHQAIVAAARSLVAKGLVGR; this is encoded by the coding sequence ATGGAGAACACCGAACACGTCCTGGTCACCGGCGGCTCCGGCTTCATCGCCGGCCACCTGATCCTGCAGCTGCTCGACGCCGGGCACCGCGTCCGCACCACGATCCGGTCCCTCGAGCGTGAACCCGCGGTCCGTGCGGTCCTCGCCGAAGCCGGCCTGACCGCCGACGACCGGCTGGAGTTCGTCGCCGCCGACCTGAGGTCCGATGACGGATGGGCTCAGGCGGTCGCGGACATCGACGTCGTGCACCACGTCGCCTCGCCGGTGATGCCCGGCCACGTCGAGGACGAGGACTCTGTGATCCGCCCGGCGGTGGAGGGGACACTGCGGGTGCTGCGCGCCGCACACGCGGCCGGAGTCGATCGCGTCGTGCTGACCTCGGCCTTCCACGCGGTCAGCTGGGGCCACCCGCACTCCGACCACGTGTTCACCGAGGCCGACTGGACGGTGCTCGACGGGCCCGGGGTCGATGCCTACGGCACGAGCAAGACCCTTGCCGAACGCGCCGCCTGGGACTTCGTCGCGTCCGAGCCCGGTGCGCCGGAGCTCGTCACGACGATGCCGGTCGCGGTGATGGGTCCGGCGATGGGGCACGCGGTGTCCGGTGCGAACCACATCCTGCAGTCCATGCTCTCCGGGGCGATGCCCGCGACCCCGCGGCTGTTCATCCCCATCGTCGACGTCCGTGACGTCGCCGCGGCGCACGTCACCGCGACGACCGAACCGGACGCGGCGAGCAAGCGGTTCCTGCTCTCGAACGGTCCGGCGCTCGAGATGGCCGAGATCGCCGCCACCCTGCGCGAGCACCTCGGTGACGACGCCCGGGCGGTCCCGACGCAGACACTGCCCGACGACGACGTGCGGACCGCGGCCGAGACCCAGCCGCAGTTCCGTGCGATGGTGCCCGACCTCGGCTCCGCCAAGCGCACCTCGAACGAGCGAGCCCGTACCGTGCTCGGCTGGACACCTCGTGATCCCCACCAGGCGATCGTGGCGGCGGCCCGGAGCCTGGTGGCGAAGGGCCTCGTCGGTCGCTAG
- a CDS encoding ribonuclease H encodes MTIVAAADGSALGNPGPAGWAWYVDDDRWAAGGWPRATNNIGELTAVLQLLRATKDTGEPLHILCDSQYAIKACTEWLAGWKRKNWRKADGKPVMNVEIIKELDAELQGRKVTFEWVRGHVGHEMNEAADVRARGAATAYQNHTDVPHGPGWPGAEVPEPSALPEATPPATLF; translated from the coding sequence GTGACGATCGTCGCCGCAGCAGACGGCTCAGCCCTCGGCAACCCCGGCCCCGCCGGCTGGGCCTGGTACGTCGACGACGACCGCTGGGCCGCCGGTGGCTGGCCCCGGGCAACGAACAACATCGGCGAACTCACGGCCGTCCTGCAGTTGCTCCGCGCGACGAAGGACACCGGCGAGCCGCTGCACATCCTGTGCGACAGCCAGTACGCCATCAAGGCCTGCACCGAGTGGCTCGCTGGGTGGAAGCGGAAGAACTGGCGCAAGGCAGACGGCAAGCCGGTCATGAACGTCGAGATCATCAAGGAACTCGACGCCGAACTGCAGGGCCGCAAGGTCACGTTCGAGTGGGTCCGCGGGCACGTCGGCCACGAGATGAACGAGGCCGCCGACGTCCGCGCCCGTGGTGCCGCCACCGCGTACCAGAACCACACCGACGTGCCGCACGGTCCGGGCTGGCCCGGCGCCGAGGTCCCGGAGCCGTCCGCACTGCCCGAGGCAACCCCGCCCGCCACGCTCTTCTGA
- the nrdH gene encoding glutaredoxin-like protein NrdH produces MAVTVYTKPSCVQCTATYRALDNKGIEYEVHDVSTDEAALEHVKSLGYMQAPVVVTDDDHWSGFRPDKIATLSAELA; encoded by the coding sequence ATGGCCGTCACCGTCTACACCAAGCCGTCCTGCGTCCAGTGCACCGCGACGTACCGGGCCCTCGACAACAAGGGCATCGAGTACGAAGTGCACGACGTCTCCACGGACGAAGCAGCGCTCGAGCACGTCAAGAGCCTCGGCTACATGCAGGCCCCCGTCGTCGTCACGGACGACGATCACTGGTCGGGCTTCCGCCCCGACAAGATCGCGACGCTCAGCGCCGAACTGGCGTAG
- a CDS encoding type II toxin-antitoxin system VapB family antitoxin, which produces MAVTTIDLDQRVLEDAKQLTGARSNREVVQRALETLIAVRRQPAAVERIIARDFAADPTAADELHP; this is translated from the coding sequence ATGGCAGTGACGACGATCGACCTCGATCAGCGGGTCCTCGAGGACGCGAAGCAACTCACCGGAGCACGCTCGAACAGAGAGGTCGTCCAGCGCGCGCTCGAGACACTCATCGCTGTGCGACGGCAGCCTGCGGCGGTCGAGCGGATCATCGCCCGGGACTTCGCCGCAGACCCGACGGCCGCGGACGAACTGCACCCCTGA
- a CDS encoding DEAD/DEAH box helicase gives MTDATTVPPLVAAIPAAVDGVVDPDEVYEAFAAWAEAGGRPLYPAQDEAVIELVSGANVVLSTPTGTGKSLVAAGAHFAALAEGKRSYYTAPIKALVSEKFFQLVELFGAQNVGMVTGDSSVNGDAPIVCCTAEILANLALREGPDADVDVVVMDEFHFYGDPDRGWAWQVPLLVLERAQFLLMSATLGDVTTIADDLSRRTGRPTARVTGVSRPVPLEYEYVMTPVQETVERLLEEGKAPIYIVHFAQAAALERAQSLMSAKVADRARRDQIAEAIAGFRFSAGFGQTLSRLIRAGIGVHHAGMLPKYRRLVEQLAQRGLLPVICGTDTLGVGINVPIRSVLFTGLTKFDGTKMRQLSAREFHQIAGRAGRAGYDTEGDVVAEAPEHDIENARAVAKAGDDQKKKSKIKRKKAPEGFVSWGQASFDRLIGAEPEPMVSRMRITHAMVLSVVARGGSAFDEVRSLVFDNHEPRSRQLAMARRALVIARTLINAQVIERVPGPPVTYRLTGDLQSNFALNQPLSPFALAAFELLDPSSPTYALDMVSIVEATLDDPRAILSQQQFKERGEEVARMKREGIEYEERMELLEEVTWPRPLSELLEAAYEAYAAEQPWVLDFQLSPKAVVRDMYERAMTFGDFVRFYQLTRSEGLVLRYLSDAYRTMRQTITEEQRNPELDDLIEWLGEVVRQTDSSLVDEWEALLNGDVLLALAEEQEIAPPQPARLTGNVRAFTVLVRNALFQRVLLAARDDVDGLGALDAAAGFDGDAWDAVLEEYYESHDEIRTDADARSMSYLVLDQTGTTGAGATGAAGASRVWRARQIFADPSGDKDFGFSATIDLDASDEAGEAVVRVTEIGRFDGWTDVDVD, from the coding sequence ATGACCGACGCCACCACCGTGCCCCCGCTCGTCGCCGCGATCCCGGCGGCGGTGGACGGCGTCGTCGACCCCGACGAGGTCTACGAGGCCTTCGCGGCCTGGGCGGAAGCGGGCGGACGGCCGCTGTACCCGGCGCAGGACGAAGCGGTCATCGAGCTCGTCTCCGGCGCGAACGTCGTGCTGAGCACCCCCACCGGCACCGGCAAGTCGCTCGTCGCGGCCGGCGCGCACTTCGCCGCGCTCGCCGAGGGCAAGCGGAGCTACTACACGGCACCGATCAAGGCGCTCGTCTCCGAGAAGTTCTTCCAGCTCGTCGAACTGTTCGGTGCGCAGAACGTCGGCATGGTCACCGGCGACTCCAGCGTGAACGGCGACGCACCCATCGTCTGCTGCACCGCCGAGATCCTGGCGAACCTGGCCCTGCGCGAAGGCCCGGACGCCGACGTCGACGTCGTGGTGATGGACGAGTTCCACTTCTACGGCGACCCCGACCGCGGCTGGGCGTGGCAGGTGCCGCTGCTCGTGCTCGAGCGCGCGCAGTTCCTGCTCATGTCGGCCACCCTCGGTGACGTCACCACCATCGCCGACGACCTGTCCCGACGCACCGGCCGACCCACCGCCCGCGTGACCGGTGTCAGCCGACCGGTGCCGCTCGAGTACGAGTACGTGATGACGCCCGTGCAGGAGACCGTCGAACGACTGCTGGAGGAGGGCAAGGCACCGATCTACATCGTGCACTTCGCCCAGGCCGCAGCACTCGAACGGGCGCAGTCACTGATGTCGGCGAAGGTCGCTGATCGGGCGCGTCGAGACCAGATCGCGGAAGCGATCGCGGGCTTCCGATTCAGCGCCGGGTTCGGACAGACCCTGTCCCGCCTGATCCGCGCCGGCATCGGCGTGCACCACGCCGGCATGCTGCCGAAGTACCGACGGCTCGTCGAACAGCTCGCACAACGCGGGCTGCTGCCCGTCATCTGCGGCACCGACACCCTGGGCGTCGGGATCAACGTGCCGATCCGATCCGTGCTGTTCACCGGGCTGACGAAGTTCGACGGCACCAAGATGCGCCAGCTGTCCGCGCGCGAGTTCCACCAGATCGCGGGCCGTGCCGGACGCGCCGGGTACGACACCGAGGGCGACGTCGTCGCCGAAGCCCCCGAGCACGACATCGAGAACGCCCGCGCCGTCGCCAAGGCCGGGGACGACCAGAAGAAGAAGAGCAAGATCAAGCGGAAGAAGGCGCCAGAGGGCTTCGTGTCCTGGGGGCAGGCCTCGTTCGACCGGCTCATCGGCGCCGAACCGGAACCGATGGTGTCGCGGATGCGGATCACGCACGCGATGGTGCTGTCGGTGGTGGCCCGCGGCGGTTCGGCGTTCGACGAGGTCCGGTCGCTGGTGTTCGACAACCACGAACCCCGCTCCCGTCAGCTCGCGATGGCCCGGCGCGCACTCGTCATCGCCCGGACGCTGATCAACGCGCAGGTCATCGAGCGGGTGCCGGGGCCTCCGGTCACGTACCGTCTCACCGGCGACCTGCAGTCGAACTTCGCCCTCAACCAGCCGCTGTCGCCGTTCGCGCTCGCCGCGTTCGAACTGCTCGATCCTTCGTCTCCCACCTACGCGCTGGACATGGTCTCGATCGTCGAAGCCACCCTCGACGACCCGCGCGCGATCCTGTCGCAGCAGCAGTTCAAGGAGCGCGGTGAGGAGGTCGCCCGCATGAAGCGGGAGGGCATCGAGTACGAGGAGCGGATGGAGCTGCTCGAGGAGGTCACCTGGCCTCGCCCGCTGTCCGAGCTGTTGGAGGCGGCGTACGAGGCGTACGCGGCTGAACAGCCCTGGGTCCTCGACTTCCAGCTCTCGCCGAAGGCCGTCGTCCGCGACATGTACGAGCGCGCGATGACCTTCGGCGACTTCGTGCGGTTCTACCAGCTCACCCGCTCCGAGGGGCTCGTGCTCCGGTACCTGTCCGACGCCTACCGCACCATGCGGCAGACCATCACCGAGGAGCAGCGGAACCCGGAGCTCGACGACCTGATCGAGTGGCTCGGCGAGGTCGTCCGGCAGACTGACTCCTCGCTCGTCGACGAGTGGGAGGCACTGCTCAACGGTGACGTCCTCCTCGCCCTGGCCGAGGAGCAGGAGATCGCGCCGCCGCAGCCCGCACGGCTCACCGGTAACGTGCGCGCCTTCACGGTGCTCGTGCGGAACGCGCTGTTCCAGCGGGTGCTGCTCGCCGCGCGGGACGACGTCGACGGCCTCGGGGCGCTCGACGCGGCTGCCGGGTTCGACGGGGACGCGTGGGACGCGGTGCTCGAGGAGTACTACGAGTCGCACGACGAGATCCGCACCGACGCCGACGCCCGGTCGATGTCGTACCTGGTGCTCGACCAGACGGGAACAACGGGTGCCGGGGCGACGGGGGCTGCGGGTGCGTCGCGCGTGTGGCGTGCACGGCAGATCTTCGCGGACCCGTCGGGCGACAAGGACTTCGGGTTCTCGGCGACGATCGACCTCGACGCCTCGGACGAAGCCGGTGAGGCCGTCGTCCGGGTCACCGAGATCGGACGGTTCGACGGGTGGACCGACGTGGACGTGGACTGA
- a CDS encoding GNAT family N-acetyltransferase, translated as MRALGADDVDALQALLETVPDYAERTTGYPPGPSDGLSALVSVPDGFDPAGKHGIGLWDGDALVAFADVLLGYPAPTTAYVGLLVVRGDRQGSGLGRVLHEAVVSMAADAGADRLRLGIVATNAAGAEPFWRALGYAPTGERKPYRYDGLESTVALWERAV; from the coding sequence GTGCGCGCGCTCGGCGCTGATGACGTCGACGCGTTGCAGGCGCTGCTCGAGACCGTGCCGGACTACGCCGAGCGGACCACGGGGTACCCGCCTGGGCCGTCCGACGGACTGAGCGCGCTGGTGTCGGTGCCGGACGGCTTCGACCCGGCGGGCAAGCACGGCATCGGGCTGTGGGACGGCGACGCGCTCGTGGCGTTCGCAGACGTCCTGCTCGGGTACCCGGCACCGACCACGGCGTACGTCGGACTGCTCGTCGTCCGTGGCGATCGGCAGGGTTCCGGCCTCGGCCGGGTCCTGCACGAGGCCGTCGTGTCCATGGCAGCCGACGCCGGCGCCGACCGACTGCGACTGGGGATCGTGGCGACGAACGCGGCCGGTGCCGAGCCGTTCTGGCGGGCGCTCGGGTACGCACCGACGGGGGAGCGGAAGCCGTACCGGTACGACGGGCTCGAGAGCACGGTGGCGTTGTGGGAGCGGGCGGTCTGA
- the nrdI gene encoding class Ib ribonucleoside-diphosphate reductase assembly flavoprotein NrdI: MSRLVYFSSVSGYTARFVEKLGRDADRIPLYPSEPFLHVDEPYVLFLPTYGGGNGEGAVPKQVIKFLNDAHNRSLIRGVVVGGNTNFGEAYGLAGDVIARKCNVPLLYRFELFGTPDDVSAVNSGLDAFWTQQLQTSI; the protein is encoded by the coding sequence ATGAGCCGATTGGTCTACTTCTCGAGCGTGTCCGGGTACACCGCACGCTTCGTCGAGAAGCTCGGCCGCGACGCGGACCGGATCCCGCTCTACCCGAGCGAACCCTTCCTCCACGTGGACGAGCCCTACGTCCTGTTCCTGCCCACCTACGGTGGCGGCAACGGCGAGGGTGCGGTCCCCAAGCAGGTCATCAAGTTCCTCAACGACGCGCACAACCGCTCGCTCATCCGCGGTGTGGTCGTCGGTGGCAACACGAACTTCGGCGAGGCCTACGGCCTGGCAGGGGACGTCATCGCACGGAAGTGCAACGTCCCCCTTCTCTACAGATTCGAACTCTTCGGGACCCCTGACGACGTGTCGGCGGTCAACTCAGGATTGGATGCATTTTGGACGCAGCAGTTGCAGACGTCGATCTGA
- a CDS encoding LLM class flavin-dependent oxidoreductase, with amino-acid sequence MRELGFLTFVPNHGGTEGAVSALEDGLRLFETAESLGYGTGWVRGRHFEPFLTSPMTFFAAAAQRTSTIAFGTAVLGMRYEDPVRLAEDASTVDLLSGGRVQLGISTGIAGYRPILDPVFGAVDRPFRDEAEARAARLLEVLQGEPLGSAGKGYESIPAGADLALQPISPGLRDRVWWGGGSMGTAVRTAEKGLLLHCSTLNTEDTGAPFAEAQADQIAAYRERFTELHGDTGRTSKVAVGRIVVPLLDDHDRAVHEEFLTGYAAGMDDEGRPLSGPPFRFSKVLSGEPSAIVDALLADPAVTATDELVITLPANGDVVAHERILRIVAEEIAPALRA; translated from the coding sequence ATGCGCGAACTCGGCTTCCTCACCTTCGTCCCGAACCACGGCGGCACGGAGGGTGCGGTGAGCGCCCTCGAGGACGGCCTCCGGCTGTTCGAGACGGCCGAGTCCCTGGGCTACGGCACGGGCTGGGTCCGCGGTCGCCACTTCGAGCCGTTCCTGACGAGCCCGATGACCTTCTTCGCCGCCGCGGCCCAGCGCACGAGCACCATCGCCTTCGGCACCGCGGTGCTCGGCATGCGGTACGAGGACCCGGTGCGGCTCGCCGAGGACGCCAGCACCGTCGACCTGCTGAGCGGTGGGCGCGTGCAGCTCGGCATCAGCACGGGCATCGCCGGGTACAGGCCGATCCTCGACCCGGTGTTCGGCGCCGTCGACCGTCCGTTCCGCGACGAGGCCGAGGCCCGCGCGGCCCGCCTGCTCGAGGTCCTGCAGGGCGAGCCCCTCGGCAGCGCGGGCAAGGGGTACGAGAGCATCCCGGCGGGCGCCGACCTCGCCCTGCAGCCGATCAGCCCCGGTCTGCGCGATCGTGTCTGGTGGGGCGGCGGCAGCATGGGCACCGCGGTGCGCACGGCCGAGAAGGGGCTGCTCCTGCACTGCTCGACCCTGAACACCGAGGACACCGGTGCTCCCTTCGCCGAGGCGCAGGCCGACCAGATCGCCGCCTACCGCGAGCGGTTCACCGAGTTGCACGGCGACACCGGCCGCACGTCGAAGGTCGCGGTCGGCCGCATCGTGGTCCCGCTGCTCGACGACCACGACCGCGCGGTGCACGAGGAGTTCCTGACCGGGTACGCCGCCGGCATGGACGACGAGGGCCGGCCGCTCTCCGGTCCCCCGTTCCGGTTCAGCAAGGTCCTGTCCGGCGAGCCGTCCGCCATCGTCGACGCGCTGCTCGCCGATCCCGCTGTCACCGCGACGGACGAGCTGGTGATCACCCTGCCGGCGAACGGGGACGTGGTCGCCCACGAGCGGATCCTGCGCATCGTCGCCGAGGAGATCGCACCAGCACTGCGGGCCTGA